In Pirellulales bacterium, one genomic interval encodes:
- a CDS encoding ParB/RepB/Spo0J family partition protein produces MSREAIQYVPTDKIEFEPQVRATFAEQSLVGLARSIQEIGLQQPLRIRSVDERFIVVDGERRLRAARLIKLAEVPVIVEEKTLCEGEILQRQLVANLQRAGLTPCERARAIRHLMDATGWPAREAAGKCGISSATVTRLLAILELPESIQAKINAGEIPESAGYLLKQVDDPEKRSELVAQLVNGQLSRDALARDVKTDRPAKLRKPTVGSNRATALLAGGDLVTVVGSDLTLDRMVDALSSVLARIRKLRSRGIADLAMACRLMREEARAEAKAAPPIVQEVS; encoded by the coding sequence ATGTCACGCGAAGCGATTCAATACGTGCCGACGGATAAGATCGAGTTCGAACCACAGGTCCGCGCTACATTTGCCGAACAATCGCTGGTCGGCCTGGCGCGAAGCATCCAGGAAATCGGCCTGCAACAGCCACTCCGTATACGCTCGGTCGACGAGCGCTTTATCGTAGTCGACGGAGAGCGGCGTCTACGAGCGGCGCGGCTGATCAAGCTGGCCGAAGTGCCGGTCATCGTGGAAGAAAAGACCCTCTGTGAGGGAGAGATCCTGCAGCGGCAACTGGTCGCCAATCTGCAGCGTGCGGGACTCACGCCCTGTGAACGGGCGCGAGCTATCAGGCATTTGATGGACGCCACCGGTTGGCCGGCGAGGGAAGCCGCCGGCAAGTGCGGCATCTCCAGTGCCACCGTGACCCGGTTATTGGCGATTCTGGAACTTCCAGAATCGATCCAGGCAAAGATCAATGCCGGCGAGATTCCGGAAAGTGCTGGCTATTTACTTAAGCAGGTCGACGATCCCGAGAAGCGCTCCGAGCTGGTGGCGCAACTGGTGAACGGCCAACTCTCGCGCGATGCACTGGCCAGGGACGTCAAAACTGACCGTCCCGCAAAATTGCGCAAGCCCACCGTCGGCTCGAATCGCGCCACCGCGCTTCTGGCCGGGGGCGACTTGGTTACTGTCGTCGGCAGCGATCTGACGCTCGATCGCATGGTCGATGCCCTGTCGTCGGTGCTAGCCAGGATTCGCAAGCTGCGCTCGCGCGGTATTGCTGATCTGGCAATGGCATGCC
- a CDS encoding DUF1232 domain-containing protein yields the protein MDGFFSTIRFFFGCGTLLFVSLIVLAHLPKSPLRSSLVQICGWATALLCGAWVVSPIDPIPDVLFPVGFIDDIMAAIVGFKAAKAAWKAGKEKAAFEKEEAAAAEQRAA from the coding sequence GTGGACGGCTTCTTCTCGACAATTCGGTTCTTCTTCGGCTGTGGCACGCTGTTGTTCGTCTCGCTAATCGTCCTTGCCCATCTACCCAAGAGCCCGTTGCGCTCGTCACTTGTGCAAATCTGTGGCTGGGCCACAGCGCTCTTATGCGGAGCATGGGTCGTGTCGCCGATTGACCCAATTCCAGACGTCCTTTTTCCGGTTGGGTTCATCGACGACATCATGGCGGCGATCGTCGGATTCAAAGCAGCCAAGGCCGCCTGGAAGGCCGGCAAGGAAAAGGCGGCCTTCGAGAAAGAAGAGGCAGCCGCGGCGGAGCAGCGGGCGGCATGA